A genomic window from Sphingobacterium spiritivorum includes:
- a CDS encoding DUF6249 domain-containing protein, with protein sequence MEKETMVATIIVAFCLSTFLSLYFYWLARHKERMALIERGMDLSDFYNNKLKGSNWLKVGVVVVASAVGLLIVGIISESKVEIHSDAIPVAIIGIFGGAGMIVANYLDKRPS encoded by the coding sequence ATGGAAAAGGAAACAATGGTAGCTACTATAATCGTAGCATTTTGCTTAAGTACATTTTTATCCCTGTATTTCTACTGGCTGGCCAGACATAAAGAACGTATGGCACTTATCGAACGCGGTATGGATCTGAGTGATTTTTACAATAATAAACTCAAAGGCTCCAACTGGCTTAAAGTAGGGGTAGTAGTAGTGGCTTCAGCTGTAGGTTTATTGATTGTAGGAATTATTAGTGAATCCAAAGTCGAAATTCATTCAGATGCGATTCCAGTAGCTATAATAGGTATTTTTGGAGGAGCGGGTATGATCGTCGCAAATTACCTGGATAAAAGACCATCTTAA
- a CDS encoding TonB-dependent receptor, which translates to MRSYQTLSTLCLFFLTNQLVAQETKLTDTVLNRLAPVQINAYFANQPLLSLTSSAKTLDSRLISSQNNTTFLTAINTVPGIRMEERSPGSYRLAMRGSLIRSPFGVRNIKIYLDEFPLTDAGGNTYFNLVDPAAVSSIHILKGPDGSIYGPNSGGVITIAPNGFDTGSGSSLLLQGGSFGLFQEQLSTKQQVNPNYRFAVDQSFTRSDGYRQNSALNKKTIQTAHQWDYSDKGQLKAIGFYADLGYRTPGGLTQAQYDENPKLARPAAGPNPGAADQKAGIYNKTFFGGLSNQYHITTHLTHVVSIFGSHSDIKNPFITNYEKRDEKNMGIRTYFSYADNSNQRLHWQMQLGLEAQNGRYKIDNYNNKGGVATDPQAKDDLKNGQHFYFLRGQVLVAQKLTLEGSLGLNYNTISYQNIFPVLADKWEKIDFENTWMPRFALSYLITPQMAIRSSVSKGLSAPTIAEVRSSDNIINRQLNPETGTNYEAGIRWETADRRVIADVSYYYYRMDNAIIRQIRENGAEYYLNAGKTDQKGLEASLSGYLIAPRTSGWVQSLSLSSNLTYNDYKFKAYQVGENDYSGNKLTAVPDWIWVNHANIQFAQHIELNIMHNFTSRIPLNDANTAYGTKYHLLQAKLAWLCPINGKLQIQFFAGADNILDQKYSLGNDINAFGNRFFNAAPGRNYYGGLKISY; encoded by the coding sequence ATGCGATCTTACCAGACTTTGAGTACACTTTGTTTATTTTTCCTGACCAACCAACTTGTGGCTCAGGAAACAAAACTGACAGACACCGTTCTCAACAGACTTGCTCCGGTACAGATCAATGCTTATTTCGCCAACCAACCTCTTTTATCACTTACTTCCTCTGCAAAGACGCTGGATTCCCGGCTTATTTCCAGTCAGAATAACACTACATTTTTGACAGCGATCAATACTGTTCCTGGTATCCGTATGGAAGAGCGTTCGCCGGGCAGTTACCGGTTAGCGATGAGAGGCAGCCTTATCCGATCACCTTTTGGAGTACGAAACATCAAGATATACCTCGATGAATTTCCGTTAACCGATGCCGGAGGAAATACCTATTTTAATCTGGTAGATCCGGCGGCTGTCAGCAGTATACATATACTCAAGGGCCCTGACGGATCTATCTACGGGCCTAATTCAGGCGGGGTGATTACGATTGCTCCGAATGGCTTTGACACCGGCTCAGGCAGCTCTCTGCTGCTACAGGGCGGCTCTTTCGGTTTATTTCAGGAACAACTGTCTACAAAGCAGCAAGTCAATCCTAACTACCGTTTTGCGGTGGACCAAAGTTTTACCCGTAGTGACGGGTATCGCCAGAACTCTGCATTAAACAAAAAAACTATACAGACTGCTCATCAATGGGACTATTCTGATAAAGGACAGTTAAAAGCGATTGGATTCTATGCAGATCTGGGATACAGAACTCCCGGCGGCCTTACACAAGCACAGTATGATGAAAATCCAAAACTCGCCAGACCTGCAGCAGGACCAAATCCCGGTGCGGCTGATCAAAAGGCTGGAATATACAACAAAACATTTTTTGGAGGTCTTTCTAACCAATACCACATCACGACACATCTGACACACGTTGTCAGTATATTCGGAAGTCATTCGGACATCAAAAATCCGTTTATTACCAATTACGAAAAGCGTGATGAAAAGAATATGGGCATCCGCACTTACTTTTCTTATGCAGACAACAGCAATCAGCGGTTACATTGGCAAATGCAACTTGGATTGGAAGCGCAAAACGGACGTTATAAAATTGATAATTATAATAACAAAGGTGGCGTAGCTACTGATCCTCAGGCCAAGGATGATCTGAAAAACGGCCAGCATTTCTATTTCTTACGTGGTCAGGTACTCGTTGCTCAAAAACTGACCCTTGAAGGTTCACTGGGGCTTAATTACAATACTATTTCCTATCAGAATATATTCCCTGTACTTGCTGATAAATGGGAAAAGATTGATTTTGAGAACACCTGGATGCCAAGGTTTGCTCTTTCGTACCTTATCACTCCTCAAATGGCTATACGCAGTTCAGTATCCAAAGGATTATCCGCTCCTACCATTGCAGAGGTACGTTCTTCGGATAACATAATCAACCGACAACTGAATCCCGAAACCGGAACGAATTATGAAGCGGGCATCAGATGGGAAACTGCAGACCGAAGAGTTATTGCGGATGTTTCTTACTATTATTACCGGATGGATAATGCTATTATAAGACAGATCCGGGAAAACGGAGCAGAATATTATCTGAATGCCGGAAAGACCGACCAGAAGGGCTTAGAAGCCTCTCTGTCCGGCTATCTTATTGCTCCGCGTACCTCCGGCTGGGTACAGAGTTTGTCTTTAAGCAGCAATCTGACCTATAATGATTATAAATTCAAGGCTTACCAGGTAGGAGAAAACGATTATTCAGGCAACAAACTTACTGCTGTCCCGGACTGGATATGGGTTAATCATGCAAATATTCAGTTTGCACAACACATAGAACTGAATATCATGCACAACTTTACTTCCCGTATCCCGCTGAACGATGCGAATACCGCTTACGGGACTAAATATCATTTATTACAGGCCAAACTTGCTTGGCTCTGTCCGATAAACGGAAAATTACAGATTCAATTCTTTGCCGGAGCTGATAATATTCTGGATCAGAAATACAGTCTGGGTAACGACATCAATGCGTTCGGCAATCGCTTTTTTAATGCAGCTCCGGGCAGAAATTATTACGGAGGATTAAAAATCTCTTATTAG
- a CDS encoding DEAD/DEAH box helicase, with amino-acid sequence MSKQDPQLINYHSDYHQYLITDIDMDRTDRYSYFQEIDSTTNIGILIEVEHLSVNDARFRIRLSENEETVLLKYTKPVLSIYCSCSEKQGLCQHQQAVFATFIRQEDWLTFFSPMRYQKLLSKAALAYGIEQEHALEEYFELRYTNNTIEVSVLNNHLIPLNNIDLFNKETLNPSTHHTDTGRLIIVFRKHKFYKHLQVQLFESEITKNGKLKNPVKPVDTSEQIWKCKDITESRFFTAIRLLEQNTQDASDPNLPKALEAVVHNPFQLEVFVHDASLSENILASSLNAVLLKQSSVQSKLCIRKKGSFLSVEGYLLVGREEIALSDVNIQFDYFVQVKHSLYFIHDKTVRSLIQIFKNRNNALWIHVSKFEYFKTQILDPLSDQVSISYPDIPRASKKQLDQHLYYTDTEAIIYLDESQEYVTLTPVMRYGDVEVPVRSKRQIFGIDESGKSYIVERQQDRETALSGLLIRQHPYFEEQLDESFLYFYLHRKHFLNEDWFLNVFEEWHSQGIRVIGFDTLKNNTISPFKANINIEVLSGINWFNVNVNVNFGRKKASAKNLEKAVRNKSKFVLLDDGTHGILPEEWLEKFKEYFQAGEWNDEEQLLIAKTNFNDIDRLFETSQLHESTKQEIEQLKNKAKNFKDLNKVNVSKHFNGKLRSYQLEGLKWLNFLDDFNFGGCLADDMGLGKTIQIIAFILSQRDKAVQNCNLLVLPKTLLFNWQHELEKFAPSIPYLLLDGIDRVRNTTDFDQYELILISYHTLLTDINYLKKFRFNYVFLDESQQIKNPNSQRYKAACLLQSRNRIVMTGTPIENSTMDLYAQLSFASPGLLGSKKYFKDVFTTPIDAFSDRKRTEMLYNKINPFILRRTKAEVARELPEKNELIIYCEMKPAQRRIYDLYEKEFREFISATEGDEIRKSPMYVLKGLTKLRQICNSTKLLKTEDLSTEDNSAKIETLIEQIEDNIAYHKIIVFSQFVSMLYLIQKALSAKGINAYMLTGKTKNREQVVHNFQQQEDNRVFLISLKAGGTGLNLTAASLVYLVDPWWNPAVENQAIDRAYRIGQQQTVTAVRLITPDTVEEKMIKMQQSKNELASALIGKEGNPLLQNFTKEQLLSLLR; translated from the coding sequence ATGTCAAAGCAAGACCCTCAGCTTATAAATTATCATTCCGATTACCATCAATATCTTATTACAGATATCGACATGGATCGAACGGATAGGTACAGCTATTTTCAGGAGATAGACAGCACGACGAATATAGGGATTCTGATTGAGGTGGAACACCTGTCTGTAAATGATGCCAGATTTCGTATTAGGTTATCCGAAAACGAAGAGACAGTGCTACTGAAATACACAAAACCCGTATTATCTATCTATTGTTCCTGTTCAGAAAAACAAGGTCTCTGCCAACACCAGCAAGCGGTCTTCGCTACTTTTATCCGTCAGGAAGATTGGCTGACTTTCTTTTCTCCGATGCGCTATCAAAAACTTTTGTCCAAAGCAGCTTTGGCTTACGGTATAGAGCAGGAGCATGCTCTGGAAGAGTATTTTGAACTGCGATACACAAATAACACTATTGAAGTGTCAGTTCTTAATAATCATCTTATTCCACTGAATAACATAGATTTATTTAACAAAGAAACTTTAAACCCATCTACCCACCATACAGATACCGGCCGATTGATTATTGTCTTCCGAAAGCATAAATTCTACAAACACTTGCAGGTTCAGCTTTTTGAATCGGAGATAACAAAAAACGGAAAGCTTAAAAATCCGGTTAAACCGGTAGATACATCAGAGCAGATCTGGAAATGCAAAGATATTACAGAAAGCAGGTTCTTCACAGCCATTCGATTATTGGAACAGAATACACAGGATGCTTCAGATCCTAATCTTCCAAAAGCACTGGAGGCTGTAGTACATAACCCTTTTCAATTAGAGGTATTTGTACACGACGCTTCCTTATCGGAAAATATACTGGCTTCCAGTCTGAATGCCGTGCTCCTGAAACAGAGTTCTGTACAAAGTAAACTCTGTATCCGTAAAAAAGGATCGTTTCTTTCTGTGGAAGGCTATCTCCTTGTGGGAAGAGAAGAAATCGCCCTGAGTGATGTAAACATACAGTTTGATTATTTTGTGCAGGTCAAACATTCTCTTTACTTTATACATGATAAGACAGTAAGGTCTTTGATACAGATATTCAAAAACCGCAATAATGCGCTTTGGATTCATGTATCCAAGTTTGAGTATTTCAAAACACAGATTCTGGATCCGCTCTCTGATCAGGTATCGATAAGCTATCCCGATATTCCGAGAGCCAGCAAGAAACAACTGGATCAACATCTTTATTACACGGATACTGAAGCTATAATTTATCTGGACGAATCTCAGGAATATGTAACACTCACGCCTGTGATGCGCTATGGTGATGTGGAAGTACCTGTACGATCCAAACGGCAGATCTTTGGCATCGATGAATCCGGTAAAAGTTATATTGTAGAGCGACAACAGGATCGGGAAACGGCACTTTCAGGTCTGCTGATCCGGCAACATCCTTACTTTGAAGAACAACTGGACGAATCTTTTCTGTATTTCTATCTTCACCGAAAACATTTCCTGAATGAAGACTGGTTTTTAAATGTATTTGAGGAATGGCACAGCCAGGGCATACGGGTCATTGGTTTTGACACCTTAAAGAACAATACTATAAGTCCTTTCAAAGCGAATATCAACATTGAAGTTTTAAGCGGAATTAATTGGTTCAATGTAAATGTCAATGTAAATTTCGGCCGTAAAAAGGCATCGGCCAAAAATCTGGAAAAGGCTGTACGTAACAAATCCAAATTTGTTCTGCTGGATGACGGCACACATGGTATATTACCTGAAGAATGGCTGGAAAAGTTTAAAGAATATTTTCAGGCAGGCGAATGGAATGACGAGGAACAATTGCTGATTGCAAAGACAAATTTCAATGATATAGATCGTCTCTTCGAGACCTCTCAGCTACATGAATCAACTAAACAAGAAATTGAACAATTAAAGAATAAAGCAAAGAATTTCAAAGATTTAAATAAAGTAAATGTATCTAAACATTTTAACGGAAAATTACGCAGCTACCAACTGGAAGGATTGAAGTGGCTCAATTTTCTTGATGATTTCAATTTTGGCGGCTGCCTGGCAGATGACATGGGATTAGGCAAGACTATCCAGATTATTGCTTTTATTCTTTCTCAACGCGATAAGGCCGTTCAGAACTGCAACCTGCTTGTGCTTCCAAAAACACTGTTGTTTAACTGGCAGCATGAACTGGAAAAATTTGCACCCAGTATACCCTATTTACTATTAGATGGTATAGACCGTGTCAGAAATACCACTGATTTTGATCAATACGAACTGATACTGATCTCTTATCATACCCTGCTAACGGATATCAACTATCTAAAGAAATTCAGGTTTAATTATGTATTTCTGGATGAATCTCAACAGATTAAAAATCCAAACTCTCAACGCTATAAAGCAGCCTGCCTTTTACAGTCACGTAACCGTATAGTAATGACCGGTACGCCGATTGAAAACAGTACTATGGATCTGTATGCGCAGTTATCATTTGCTTCACCCGGACTACTTGGCAGTAAAAAATATTTTAAAGATGTCTTTACTACCCCTATAGATGCATTCAGCGACCGCAAGCGTACAGAAATGCTCTACAACAAGATCAATCCTTTTATCCTCAGAAGAACAAAAGCTGAAGTTGCCAGAGAGCTGCCGGAAAAGAATGAGCTGATCATCTACTGTGAGATGAAACCTGCTCAACGCCGCATCTATGATCTTTATGAAAAAGAGTTCAGGGAATTCATATCTGCTACTGAAGGTGATGAGATTCGTAAAAGCCCGATGTACGTTCTGAAAGGGCTGACCAAACTGAGGCAAATCTGTAATTCGACCAAATTATTGAAAACTGAAGATTTAAGTACAGAGGATAATTCAGCTAAGATAGAAACACTTATAGAACAAATCGAAGATAACATTGCCTACCACAAGATTATTGTATTTTCTCAATTTGTAAGCATGCTGTATCTTATTCAGAAAGCATTATCCGCAAAAGGTATAAATGCCTATATGCTGACAGGGAAGACAAAAAACAGAGAACAGGTCGTGCACAACTTTCAACAACAGGAAGATAACAGGGTATTCCTAATCTCACTCAAAGCTGGTGGTACAGGGCTCAATCTGACAGCAGCCAGCCTTGTGTATCTGGTAGATCCATGGTGGAATCCTGCTGTAGAGAATCAGGCCATAGATCGTGCATACCGCATAGGTCAGCAGCAAACGGTTACAGCTGTCCGTCTTATTACCCCAGATACCGTTGAAGAAAAAATGATTAAAATGCAGCAGAGCAAGAATGAACTGGCCTCGGCACTGATCGGAAAAGAAGGAAATCCGCTATTACAAAACTTTACAAAAGAGCAATTGCTCAGCCTCTTGCGCTAA
- a CDS encoding RNA polymerase sigma factor, with protein sequence MDQVYIDKILAGDREAFRYFLSTYKDMAFSVAISIVKSEVVAEEVVQDAFVSCYHALKSFQGKSKFSSWLYRIVVNHAFTRLRRIKIEFVPISEQDELSVTDEAALWQLEQNEQAQLIEEALQHLPVNESLALRLFYLEEESIKDVCQITGWTESNAKVILHRARKRIHGILSKLMKS encoded by the coding sequence ATGGATCAGGTTTATATTGATAAAATATTAGCGGGAGACCGTGAGGCTTTCAGATATTTTCTGTCAACATATAAGGATATGGCCTTTTCCGTAGCAATCAGCATCGTAAAAAGTGAGGTTGTTGCGGAAGAGGTTGTTCAGGATGCTTTTGTGAGCTGTTATCATGCCTTGAAATCTTTTCAGGGAAAATCCAAATTCAGCAGCTGGCTCTACAGGATTGTGGTTAATCATGCTTTTACCAGGCTGAGACGGATCAAGATAGAGTTTGTGCCTATATCCGAGCAGGACGAGTTGTCTGTGACCGATGAAGCTGCTCTATGGCAACTGGAGCAGAACGAGCAGGCTCAGCTGATTGAGGAGGCTTTGCAGCACTTACCCGTTAATGAAAGTCTGGCTTTAAGATTATTTTATCTGGAAGAAGAGAGTATAAAAGATGTATGTCAGATTACGGGATGGACGGAGTCCAATGCGAAGGTTATTTTACATCGCGCCCGCAAACGTATACATGGAATATTAAGTAAACTAATGAAATCGTAG
- a CDS encoding Cof-type HAD-IIB family hydrolase, with protein sequence MIKAVFFDIDGTLLSFKTHLVPESTEKAIRELQSRGIKVIISTGRSINSLDHIRYLNFDGFITFNGGYCVTKDDEVLFRKPIPQEDIESLLNYAMNNEPVSFSLMSENEISIFHVTPDIQKMYDQLNLPVPMQRNYDNFDKATVLQTNIFIQPEAEEDFMRTIMPNSIASRWTPLFADVNPVGQSKKVGIDVFVQHFGLELHETMSFGDGGNDITMLAHTHIGVAMGNANPEVKAIADYITDDVDNNGIWNALKHYNII encoded by the coding sequence ATGATCAAAGCAGTATTTTTTGATATCGACGGTACACTATTAAGTTTCAAAACACATCTCGTCCCTGAGTCTACCGAAAAAGCTATCCGTGAATTACAATCCAGAGGAATTAAAGTAATCATTTCTACGGGTAGATCTATCAACAGCTTAGATCATATCAGATACCTCAATTTTGATGGCTTTATAACATTTAACGGAGGATATTGCGTCACAAAAGATGATGAAGTGCTGTTTAGAAAACCTATTCCACAGGAAGATATTGAGTCTCTGCTCAATTATGCAATGAATAATGAGCCGGTTAGTTTTTCGCTGATGTCTGAAAATGAAATTTCGATCTTCCATGTCACGCCTGATATACAAAAGATGTACGACCAGCTCAATCTGCCCGTACCTATGCAGAGAAACTACGACAACTTTGATAAAGCGACCGTACTGCAGACCAATATCTTTATTCAACCGGAAGCAGAAGAAGACTTTATGCGTACTATAATGCCCAATTCCATAGCTTCCCGCTGGACTCCTCTTTTTGCGGATGTCAACCCTGTCGGCCAAAGTAAAAAGGTAGGTATCGATGTGTTTGTACAACATTTCGGACTTGAACTCCATGAGACCATGTCATTCGGAGACGGAGGCAATGATATCACCATGTTAGCGCATACACATATTGGTGTAGCTATGGGCAATGCAAATCCAGAAGTAAAGGCAATAGCAGATTATATCACGGATGACGTAGACAATAATGGTATCTGGAATGCACTGAAGCATTATAATATCATCTAA
- a CDS encoding LytS family sensor histidine kinase yields MTSIFNKLWNRTATGNSGVSAIENQLSFLECQVDRKLLDLWASACIENRDESWQIRFAKLQQSGLSRVCSQPISVIDEINYLNEYCLVYQYIKSEELHVNFKSDYTDSTALIYPFILISLVQNAIHNGYTSMEKYPVKIKVSGSARLLIMEVSNRVNHRIADQQDTDSIRLFRERLQFLYPDRHDLLFNSNSNTFKASLTVQL; encoded by the coding sequence ATGACCTCGATTTTTAATAAGTTATGGAATCGTACTGCTACCGGTAACAGCGGGGTGTCAGCTATTGAAAATCAATTGTCGTTTTTAGAATGTCAGGTAGACCGGAAGCTTCTGGATTTATGGGCATCTGCCTGTATAGAAAACAGAGATGAATCCTGGCAAATCCGGTTTGCAAAACTGCAGCAGAGCGGTTTGTCACGAGTGTGTTCTCAACCTATATCTGTTATTGATGAAATCAATTATCTGAATGAATACTGCTTAGTGTATCAGTATATTAAATCAGAAGAATTGCATGTTAACTTTAAGTCTGATTATACAGATTCAACAGCGCTTATTTATCCTTTTATTTTGATATCACTTGTACAGAATGCTATTCATAACGGATATACATCCATGGAAAAATATCCTGTCAAAATAAAAGTATCCGGCTCGGCCAGGCTCCTGATTATGGAAGTCAGCAACAGAGTAAATCATCGTATTGCCGATCAGCAGGATACCGATAGTATAAGGCTGTTCAGAGAAAGATTGCAATTCCTTTATCCGGATCGTCATGATCTCTTATTCAATAGTAACAGTAATACTTTTAAAGCATCACTGACGGTACAGCTTTAG
- a CDS encoding tetratricopeptide repeat protein, with protein MNLNSRYESILAETDVSTLENFKTEYTFLQHPENWFKGLALLEKSIAYFNLKKEAVVKLYENLFHDGLDFHSSYSLNDEDYIFYWTKINEVLENLAAHWPEAYAQLAFQYQEARKSFQDKAKVEEYLLAATHHGAAIGRSVYAYFLYYDYLTRQDKEEATRILEEDNSEWGKLYRGYMYLDKKAFDSIPPLFEELQKSTDTKIVKNGYILEACYYEWQGDPQKAKEVFKYCMENYISAYAMTRYALINYENSPQESMNLLEEASVRGNIDAMNNLGHLAFPKEQSPKEEYEKSLKWFTVGQLYGNAFSTYRLALIYLHVEAYKDTKRGLEYLDQACEQKLSDALVEKAEIYLEDQIVPKDVAKAQLYFERATEANQNAYAYYRLGYLHELGMTATGTPEPDKALTYYEKAAELNHFYGNNNAGRLHRYGIGTEVDNEKARKYFEKGLEQGNPYCITELAFMYEDGTLDKDYAKAFELFTLASETNGGYGYACYIRGQYLEFGYHTDGETDQQEAVRMYEKGAELQEINCIYEMGRCYRYGIVHEQNPDLAVAYFQKAADAGLPKGMVELAMCYDYEFGVSFDAQKTFDLMKEAAEMNYPFAQYKTGSYLMHGSLGEPILADTEQALIWLNKAKENNQPYAFLELGDYYLYDYDQLNEYEKALSLYLEAYNNYEVISDGLGICYEYGLGTEANASEAFKYYEIAANKNNKNAMYRLGKCYLSGTGTRKNESQAYHWFATAANYGDIPSQFNAGLLLLKGNGVAVNKEEGIKLIRQAAEQNHAAAQFELGNCYLMGDGVEESEEQTMYWYELAAENGHEKAEKIVRKSKR; from the coding sequence ATGAATTTGAACTCCCGTTACGAAAGCATACTTGCTGAAACTGATGTTTCCACATTGGAAAATTTTAAAACAGAATACACATTTTTACAGCATCCTGAAAACTGGTTCAAAGGCCTGGCTCTTTTAGAAAAAAGCATTGCTTACTTCAATCTGAAGAAAGAAGCTGTAGTCAAACTTTATGAGAATCTTTTCCATGATGGGCTTGACTTTCATTCGTCTTATTCCCTAAATGATGAAGATTACATTTTTTACTGGACCAAGATCAATGAAGTATTAGAAAATCTGGCTGCTCACTGGCCGGAAGCTTATGCACAACTGGCATTTCAATATCAGGAAGCCCGCAAGAGCTTCCAGGACAAAGCCAAAGTAGAAGAATACCTGCTTGCAGCTACTCATCACGGAGCGGCCATAGGAAGGTCCGTATATGCTTATTTCCTGTATTATGACTATCTGACCCGCCAGGATAAAGAAGAAGCTACCCGCATACTGGAAGAAGACAACAGCGAATGGGGCAAATTGTACCGCGGCTATATGTATCTGGATAAAAAAGCATTTGACAGCATCCCTCCTCTTTTTGAGGAATTGCAAAAAAGCACAGATACCAAAATTGTCAAGAACGGCTATATTCTGGAGGCTTGTTACTATGAATGGCAGGGAGATCCACAAAAAGCGAAAGAAGTATTCAAGTATTGCATGGAGAACTATATATCAGCTTATGCAATGACCCGATATGCTTTAATTAATTATGAAAACAGCCCTCAAGAATCCATGAATCTGCTGGAAGAGGCTTCAGTCAGAGGAAATATCGACGCTATGAATAATTTAGGACACCTGGCATTTCCTAAAGAACAATCTCCTAAAGAGGAATATGAAAAATCATTAAAATGGTTTACTGTCGGTCAGCTATACGGAAATGCATTTTCGACCTATCGTCTTGCATTGATATACCTTCATGTTGAAGCTTACAAGGATACAAAAAGAGGTCTGGAATACCTGGATCAGGCATGCGAACAAAAGCTGTCGGATGCATTGGTAGAGAAAGCTGAAATATATTTGGAGGATCAGATCGTCCCTAAAGATGTAGCAAAAGCACAGTTATATTTTGAAAGGGCAACTGAAGCTAATCAAAACGCATATGCCTATTACCGTCTCGGATACCTGCATGAACTCGGAATGACTGCAACTGGCACGCCCGAACCGGATAAAGCACTCACCTACTATGAGAAAGCGGCTGAGCTGAATCATTTCTACGGAAATAACAATGCCGGCAGACTGCACCGTTACGGTATTGGGACAGAAGTTGACAATGAAAAAGCCAGAAAATATTTTGAAAAAGGATTGGAACAGGGTAATCCCTATTGTATAACCGAACTTGCTTTCATGTATGAAGATGGCACACTTGACAAAGATTACGCAAAGGCTTTTGAACTATTCACTCTCGCTTCAGAAACCAATGGCGGGTATGGATACGCCTGTTATATAAGAGGTCAGTATCTGGAGTTTGGTTACCATACAGACGGTGAGACTGATCAGCAGGAGGCGGTACGTATGTATGAAAAAGGCGCTGAACTGCAGGAGATCAATTGTATCTACGAAATGGGGCGGTGTTACCGGTATGGAATTGTACATGAACAGAATCCGGATCTTGCTGTTGCATACTTTCAGAAAGCTGCCGACGCAGGACTTCCTAAAGGAATGGTCGAATTGGCAATGTGCTATGACTATGAATTTGGAGTCAGTTTTGATGCACAGAAAACATTCGACCTTATGAAGGAGGCTGCAGAAATGAATTATCCGTTTGCGCAATACAAGACGGGCTCATATCTGATGCACGGCAGTCTGGGCGAACCTATATTGGCTGATACGGAACAGGCCCTCATATGGCTTAATAAAGCTAAAGAAAACAATCAGCCTTATGCTTTCCTTGAACTTGGAGATTATTATCTATATGATTATGATCAGCTCAATGAATATGAGAAAGCATTGTCCCTATACCTGGAAGCTTATAACAATTATGAAGTCATATCTGATGGACTCGGTATTTGTTATGAATACGGACTTGGCACAGAAGCCAACGCTTCTGAAGCATTTAAATACTATGAAATAGCCGCCAACAAAAACAACAAAAATGCGATGTACAGACTTGGTAAATGCTACTTAAGCGGTACAGGCACCCGTAAAAATGAAAGTCAGGCGTATCATTGGTTTGCAACGGCGGCTAATTATGGTGATATCCCTTCACAATTTAATGCAGGTCTATTACTGTTGAAAGGAAATGGCGTTGCCGTGAATAAAGAAGAAGGTATTAAACTGATCCGCCAGGCTGCAGAACAAAACCATGCTGCTGCACAATTCGAACTGGGCAACTGTTACCTGATGGGTGACGGTGTGGAAGAAAGCGAAGAGCAGACCATGTACTGGTATGAGCTGGCAGCAGAAAACGGGCATGAAAAAGCCGAAAAAATAGTCAGAAAGTCAAAAAGATAA